The Monodelphis domestica isolate mMonDom1 chromosome 7, mMonDom1.pri, whole genome shotgun sequence genome window below encodes:
- the LOC100016555 gene encoding alpha-hemoglobin-stabilizing protein: MALQSNQDVISSAMQEFNKLLNQQDFTYAVISEKDMVTIVDDWMNYYLSFFSQKMSGDQQEQERAMQKLQEELRSSANPFLDKYRAFLKSL; encoded by the exons ATGGCTCTTCAGTCAAATCAGGATGTTATTTCCTCAGCAATGCAGGAGTTTAACAAATTACTGAATCAGCAG GATTTCACATATGCTGTAATCTCTGAGAAAGACATGGTTACCATTGTGGACGACTGGATGAACTACTACCTTTCATTCTTCTCACAAAAGATGTCAGGGGATCAACAAGAACAGGAGAGAGCCATGCAAAAACTTCAAGAGGAGCTTCGGTCTTCTGCCAACCCCTTCCTGGACAAGTACAGAGCCTTCCTAAAATCCCTTTGA
- the LOC130455647 gene encoding RING finger protein 112-like, with amino-acid sequence MENRNDRLSSFLLRNPSPRTLDFLKFELNCSICLELFQDPVSIECGHNFCAQCITCHWDSGAPGSRPARCPECRRRCDRSKLVPDTRLRGLLENMNSLQQRANSDQTPCDVSNVEAKPLQLIQVNSAKDFTLDEDVLSQCLNHPQARNTQVCVISVTGEQRTGKSFLLNYLIQRLQGLKSKDPQWMKGGRAPQGFQCKPGAQSITKGLWIWSQPFILKEKGKEVAVFLVDTEGTISLETDKEMNAKLIALSMLLSSFQILNVSRMLKETDLDHLEMFLHIAEEIGKYFEMEPIQHLDLLVRDWFYPTTFGEEAGETHMNDVMQKISDKYPRIQKAFRSKQTRCYLLPFPGIKVACSGNANPEDMDPDFCEHLQAYITDVCSSAVQNVTRWSTGNFLTGRELAEKILKLSDLVKKKEFGFSSSLDSMTTELYNMRMIKDARKEFEDFITEQDSSTKNMFGAVKILPKNMWKRLSQKKDFVLFNLRMTLKGPGKTQLMNSFEEEIQKKAKDFQDSYKMHFCRQASALGGVVGAGILGFGIVGVGVATTAFTTEATALATGATVGATAFGGGVGAGIGAAVGRAIDEETVPEEEWD; translated from the exons ATCCAGCTTCCTTCTGAGAAACCCCTCACCGAGAACGTTGGACTTCTTGAAGTTTGAACTCAACTGCTCCATCTGTTTGGAGTTGTTCCAGGATCCTGTCTCCATTGAATGTGGCCACAACTTCTGTGCTCAGTGCATCACCTGTCATTGGGACTCAGGTGCCCCAGGTTCCCGGCCAGCTCGCTGCCCCGAGTGCCGTAGACGTTGTGACAGGAGTAAGCTAGTTCCAGACACGCGACTCCGGGGTTTGTTGGAGAATATGAACTCCCTTCAACAAAGGGCAAACTCAGACCAG aCCCCCTGTGATGTTTCCAATGTGGAAGCAAAACCTCTGCAGTTGATTCAAGTTAACTCCGCCAAGGATTTCACCCTCGATGAAGATGTTCTGTCTCAGTGTCTGAATCACCCTCAAGCCAGGAATACTCAAGTCTGTGTCATCTCTGTCACGGGGGAGCAGAGAACAGGAAAGTCTTTTCTTCTCAACTATCTAATCCAAAGATTGCAGGGTCTG AAGTCCAAGGATCCCCAATGGATGAAAGGAGGAAGAGCTCCTCAGGGGTTCCAGTGTAAACCAGGAGCCCAAAGCATCACCAAGGGCCTGTGGATATGGAGCCAGCCATTTATTctgaaggagaaggggaaagag GTGGCTGTATTTCTTGTGGACACAGAAGGGACCATAAGTCTAGAAACGGACAAGGAAATGAATGCCAAGCTCATTGCTCTCAGCATGCTGCTCAGCTCCTTTCAG ATTCTCAATGTCTCTCGGATGCTGAAGGAAACAGATTTGGATCATCTAGAG ATGTTCCTCCACATTGCTGAAGAGataggaaaatattttgagaTGGAACCAATACAG cATCTGGATCTGTTAGTCCGGGACTGGTTTTATCCAACTACGTTTGGAGAGGAAGCAGGCGAAACACACATGAATGATGTGATGCAG AAAATCTCTGACAAATATCCCAGGATTCAGAAGGCATTTAGGAGTAAACAAACCCGCTGCTACCTCTTGCCATTTCCTGGGATAAAAGTGGCATGCAGTGGCAATGCAAATCCAGAAG ACATGGATCCAGATTTCTGTGAGCATCTACAAGCCTACATCACAGACGTTTGCAGTTCAGCGGTCCAGAATGTGACAAGATGGTCAACTGGGAATTTCCTCACTGGTAGAGAATTAGCTGAGAAGATCTTG AAACTCTCTGATctggtaaagaagaaagaatttggatTCTCTTCCTCGCTTGATTCG ATGACTACTGAGCTCTACAACATGAGGATGATTAAAGATGCTAGAAAAGAGTTTGAGGACTTCATAACGGAACAG GATTCTTCCACAAAGAACATGTTTGGTGCTGTGAAGATTCTTCCTAAAAACATGTGGAAACGCCTCTCACAAAAGAAGGATTTTGTCTTGTTTAATCTCAGAATGACTTTGAAGGGCCCAGGGAAGACACAACTTATGAACAGCTTTgaggaagagattcagaaaaAAGCTAAGGACTTCCAGGATTCCTATAAAATGCATTTCTGTCGTCAGGCTTCTGCCCTGGGTGGAGTTGTGGGAGCTGGTATCCTGGGGTTTGGTATAGTGGGAGTTGGTGTGGCCACCACTGCTTTTACTACTGAGGCTACAGCTTTGGCCACAGGGGCCACAGTGGGTGCCACAGCTTTTGGGGGTGGTGTGGGAGCTGGCATTGGGGCAGCTGTGGGTAGAgccatagatgaggaaacagttcCTGAAGAGGAATGGGACTAG